The Aeromonas encheleia genomic sequence GGTCTCGGTCAAGGCCTCCAAGGACGGCATCCTCAAGCAGGTGGTGCCCGAGTACCATCGCCTGAAAGACCAGTACGAACTGCTGTGGAAGCAGCCGAGCGTCGATGGCTACCTGCAGCTGGTCGGTGTCATGCAGAAGTTCGTGGATCAGGCGATCTCCGCCAACACCAACTATGATCCCGCCCGCTTCGAAGGCAACAAGGTACCGATGAAGCAGCTGCTCAAGGATCTGCTGACCGCCTACAAATACGGCCTCAAGACCCTGTACTATCACAACACCCGTGATGGTGCGGACGATGCCCAGACCGACATGCAAGATGACTGCGCCGGTGGGGCCTGCAAGATCTGATGAACCGGGCGGGAGCGACAAGCTCCCGCCCTCCTGTTTCCTCTCATTCAAGACATTCAAATCACCATGGCCTATTCAACTTTCTGCCAAACCCAGAACGACCAGCTCAAAGAGCCGATGTTTTTTGGCCAATCGGTCAACGTGGCCCGCTACGATCAGCAGAAGCACGACATCTTCGAGCGATTGATCGAGAAGCAACTCTCCTTCTTCTGGCGCCCGGAAGAGGTGGACGTCTCCCACGATCGCATCGACTACCAGGCGCTGCCGCCCCATGAGCAGCACATCTTCATCTCCAACCTGAAGTACCAGACCCTGCTGGATTCCATCCAGGGTCGCAGCCCGAACGTGGCGCTGCTGCCGCTGGTCTCCATCCCGGAGCTGGAGACCTGGATCGAGACCTGGGCCTTCTCCGAGACTATCCACTCTCGCTCCTACACCCACATCATCCGCAACATCGTCAACAACCCGGGTCAGGTGTTCGACGACATCATCACCAACGAGCAGATCTTGAAGCGTGCCGGCTCCATCAGCCACTACTACGACGATCTGATCGAGGCGACCGCGCTCTACCATCTGCACGGCGAAGGCACCCACAGGGTGGGCGAGCGCGAGCTGACCATCACCTTGCGTGGGTTGAAGAAGAAGCTCTACCTGTGCCTGATGAGCGTCAACGCCCTGGAGGCGATCCGCTTCTACGTCAGCTTCGCCTGCTCCTTCGCCTTCGCCGAGCGCGAGCTGAT encodes the following:
- the nrdB gene encoding class Ia ribonucleoside-diphosphate reductase subunit beta; protein product: MAYSTFCQTQNDQLKEPMFFGQSVNVARYDQQKHDIFERLIEKQLSFFWRPEEVDVSHDRIDYQALPPHEQHIFISNLKYQTLLDSIQGRSPNVALLPLVSIPELETWIETWAFSETIHSRSYTHIIRNIVNNPGQVFDDIITNEQILKRAGSISHYYDDLIEATALYHLHGEGTHRVGERELTITLRGLKKKLYLCLMSVNALEAIRFYVSFACSFAFAERELMEGNAKIIKMIARDEALHLTGTQHMLNLMRNGLDDPEMAEIAAECEQACFDIFKEAAIQEKEWAEYLFQDGSMIGLNKDILCQYVEYITNLRMAAVGLQPAFIGAKQNPIPWINTWLSSDNVQVAPQEVEVSSYLVGQIDSEVHADDLGDFEL